Proteins encoded within one genomic window of Amycolatopsis sp. 2-15:
- the dapB gene encoding 4-hydroxy-tetrahydrodipicolinate reductase, producing the protein MTDSPIRVGVLGARGRMGATVVNAVEGAADLKLVAALDAGDDFTPLGEAQVVVDFTHPDAVMDNLRYLIEHDLHAVVGTTGFSEERLAEVRSLLAEKPSLGVLVAPNFALGAVLAMRFAAQAARFYASAEIIELHHNRKADAPSGTASHTARMIGEARAAAGLEPGPDATTSELDGARGARVAEVPVHSVRLPGLVAHEEILFGGEGETLTIRHDSLDRTSFMPGVLLGVRSVVSRPGLTVGLENVLDL; encoded by the coding sequence ATGACCGACTCCCCGATCCGCGTCGGCGTGCTGGGCGCGCGCGGCCGCATGGGTGCGACGGTGGTGAACGCCGTCGAGGGCGCCGCCGACCTGAAGCTGGTGGCCGCGCTCGACGCGGGAGACGACTTCACGCCGCTGGGCGAGGCCCAGGTGGTGGTGGACTTCACCCACCCCGACGCCGTGATGGACAACCTGCGGTACTTGATCGAGCACGACCTGCACGCCGTGGTCGGCACGACCGGGTTCAGCGAGGAGCGGCTGGCGGAAGTACGTTCGCTGCTGGCCGAGAAGCCTTCGCTGGGCGTGCTGGTCGCGCCGAACTTCGCGCTGGGCGCGGTGCTGGCGATGCGCTTCGCGGCTCAGGCGGCGCGGTTCTACGCGTCGGCCGAGATCATCGAGCTGCACCACAATCGCAAGGCCGACGCCCCGTCGGGCACCGCGTCGCACACCGCGCGCATGATCGGCGAGGCGCGCGCGGCCGCAGGCCTGGAACCGGGTCCGGACGCCACGACGTCCGAACTGGATGGTGCCCGCGGCGCCCGTGTCGCCGAGGTCCCCGTGCACTCCGTGCGGCTGCCGGGCTTGGTGGCGCACGAGGAGATCCTGTTCGGCGGCGAGGGGGAGACCCTGACCATCCGGCACGACTCGCTGGACCGCACGTCGTTCATGCCCGGGGTGCTGCTGGGCGTGCGTTCGGTGGTGTCGCGCCCCGGCCTCACGGTCGGCCTGGAGAACGTGCTCGACCTGTGA
- a CDS encoding DUF4097 family beta strand repeat-containing protein — MSEDKSHGDEAAEEAVAGAAEEAVASADLGSSTSDDPLARSSEFEADGPLELDVGVTIGRVELVLDRESGARVELRHDAGEQPPWVSGVNNLLSWVGERFGDQLGVTADASPADAVRQARIEKTGNRLVVRAAKAWQLRNVPVSVTVHAPKGSHVEVRAGAADVTVTGTAGRADILTGSGEVTLEQADGAAIVRTGTGRVKLGPTPAGLQLRTGSGSVEAASVSGSATLATGTGNVWLGSVTGEVMARTGSGDLSVAEASSGSVDLITGSGEVRVGIRRGVAAEVELASSAGRVHSELDVSDVPPEAGATLRVRARTGTGNAVVTRAAG; from the coding sequence ATGAGTGAAGACAAGTCCCATGGGGACGAAGCCGCCGAGGAAGCCGTCGCGGGTGCGGCGGAGGAGGCCGTCGCTTCGGCCGATCTTGGTTCGTCCACTTCGGACGATCCGCTGGCGCGTTCGTCGGAGTTCGAGGCCGACGGCCCGCTGGAGCTCGACGTCGGCGTGACGATCGGCCGCGTGGAACTGGTGCTGGACCGCGAGTCCGGCGCCCGGGTCGAGCTGCGGCACGACGCCGGTGAGCAGCCGCCGTGGGTCAGCGGGGTGAACAACTTGCTCTCTTGGGTTGGCGAGCGTTTCGGTGACCAGCTGGGCGTGACCGCGGACGCCTCGCCGGCCGACGCGGTGCGCCAGGCGCGCATCGAGAAGACCGGCAACCGGCTCGTGGTGCGGGCGGCGAAGGCGTGGCAGCTGCGGAACGTGCCGGTGTCCGTCACCGTGCACGCGCCGAAGGGCTCCCACGTGGAGGTGCGCGCCGGCGCCGCCGACGTCACGGTCACCGGCACGGCCGGGCGCGCCGACATCCTGACCGGCTCCGGCGAGGTCACGCTGGAACAGGCCGACGGCGCCGCCATCGTGCGCACCGGCACGGGCCGCGTGAAGCTCGGCCCGACGCCCGCCGGCCTCCAGCTGCGCACCGGCAGCGGCTCGGTGGAGGCGGCGTCCGTCTCCGGCTCCGCGACGCTGGCCACCGGTACCGGCAACGTCTGGCTCGGCTCCGTCACGGGCGAAGTCATGGCCCGCACCGGCAGCGGAGATCTCTCCGTCGCCGAAGCGTCCTCCGGCTCGGTCGACCTGATCACCGGCTCCGGCGAAGTCCGCGTGGGCATCCGCCGCGGCGTCGCGGCCGAGGTCGAGCTGGCCTCGTCCGCGGGCCGCGTCCACAGCGAGCTGGACGTGTCCGACGTGCCGCCCGAAGCGGGCGCCACCCTGCGCGTCCGCGCCCGCACCGGCACGGGCAACGCGGTGGTGACCCGCGCGGCCGGCTAA
- a CDS encoding M16 family metallopeptidase — MARQVSGHEQPVGSTRTLESTPDGAIVRRSVLPGGLRVITEHVPASRSATVGLWVGVGSRDEPLAVAGAAHYLEHLLFKGTANRDATQIAEEIDAVGGEFNAFTAKEHTCYYAQVLDADLPLAMDLVTDVVFEALCTDRDMDTERSVVLEEIAMRDDDPEDLLHETFVGAILGEHPLGRPVLGTEKSITEMSPAALRGFYKRRYTMPRMVLAVAGNIEHNQVLRLVRKALGDRLNGAGFPVPPRAGRARIQTVPKLALHTDDTEQAHVMLGLRSLPRHDERRFALSVLNAALGGGMSSRLFQEIRERRGLAYQVYSSVASYADTGHLAVYAGCQPERLGQVAGVIREVLDSVAADGLTDAEVARAKGQLRGGLVLGLEDTSSRMSRIGKNELNYGLYLGVDDTVARVDAVTTEEVCALARTLLRRPGGVSAAAVVGPYAHADDLPDDLHEVIAS; from the coding sequence ATGGCACGGCAGGTTTCCGGGCACGAGCAGCCCGTCGGCAGCACCCGCACGCTCGAGTCCACTCCGGACGGTGCGATCGTCAGGCGCAGCGTGCTCCCCGGTGGCCTGCGGGTGATCACCGAGCACGTCCCGGCGTCGCGCTCGGCGACGGTGGGGCTGTGGGTGGGCGTCGGTTCGCGCGACGAGCCGCTCGCCGTCGCGGGGGCCGCGCACTACCTGGAACACCTGCTGTTCAAGGGAACCGCCAACCGGGACGCCACGCAGATCGCCGAGGAGATCGACGCCGTCGGCGGCGAGTTCAACGCGTTCACGGCCAAGGAACACACCTGCTACTACGCGCAGGTGCTCGACGCCGACCTGCCGCTGGCCATGGACCTCGTGACCGACGTGGTCTTCGAGGCGCTGTGCACCGACCGCGACATGGATACCGAGCGCAGCGTGGTGCTCGAAGAGATCGCGATGCGTGACGACGACCCCGAGGACCTGCTGCACGAGACGTTCGTGGGCGCGATCCTCGGCGAGCACCCGCTCGGCCGGCCGGTGCTGGGCACCGAGAAGTCCATCACGGAGATGTCGCCCGCGGCGTTGCGCGGCTTCTACAAGCGCCGCTACACGATGCCGCGGATGGTGCTCGCGGTCGCGGGGAACATCGAGCACAACCAGGTGCTTCGCCTGGTGCGCAAGGCTTTGGGCGATCGGCTCAACGGCGCGGGCTTCCCGGTGCCCCCGCGTGCGGGCCGTGCGCGCATCCAGACCGTGCCGAAGCTGGCGCTGCACACTGACGACACCGAGCAGGCGCACGTGATGCTCGGGCTGCGTTCGCTGCCCCGTCACGACGAGCGGCGCTTCGCGCTGTCGGTGCTCAACGCGGCGCTGGGCGGCGGCATGAGCTCGCGGCTGTTCCAGGAGATCCGGGAGCGGCGCGGGCTCGCGTACCAGGTGTACTCGTCGGTGGCGAGCTACGCCGACACCGGGCACCTGGCCGTGTACGCGGGTTGCCAGCCGGAGCGGCTCGGGCAGGTCGCGGGCGTGATCCGCGAGGTGCTCGACAGCGTCGCCGCCGACGGGCTGACCGACGCCGAGGTGGCGCGCGCCAAGGGGCAGCTGCGGGGCGGCTTGGTGCTGGGGCTGGAGGACACGTCGTCGCGCATGTCCCGCATCGGCAAGAACGAGCTGAACTACGGCCTGTACCTGGGGGTCGACGACACCGTCGCGCGCGTGGATGCGGTGACGACCGAAGAGGTGTGTGCGCTGGCTCGCACTCTGCTGCGCCGCCCCGGTGGGGTGTCGGCCGCGGCGGTGGTGGGGCCGTACGCTCACGCCGACGACCTGCCGGACGATCTGCACGAGGTGATCGCGTCATGA
- a CDS encoding winged helix-turn-helix domain-containing protein, with protein sequence MQTISLQAARRTALAAQGFADARPAAPPTRRHLAKVLSRVQLLQLDSVNVAVRAHYMPVFSRLGAYDQALVDDAAWADTARRPRMLVESWAHEASLLPVEDWPLLRSGAKRDGWWRNYTRVVETVPGLIDDVLAIVKEHGPIGAGAIEKVLEAEVAGRGPGAWWERSVVKKACEYLFGLGRLSTGTRRSFERLYDLTERVVPPAILSRQMSAEEGARGLIDRSARALGVATETDLRDYYRLGPDVARQAVAELVEAGTLEPVQVRDWRGIAYRHTAARTPRAVTGRALLCPFDPLIWERARTERLFGFRYRIEIYVPEPKRLYGYYVFPFLLDGSLVARVDLKSDRAAGVLRVQGSFAEEGADVPRVAAELAAELAHMAEWLGLAGVAVGPRGDLAGPLARAVR encoded by the coding sequence ATGCAGACGATCAGCCTTCAAGCGGCCCGCCGCACCGCGCTGGCCGCCCAGGGGTTCGCCGACGCGCGCCCCGCCGCGCCGCCCACCCGCCGGCACCTGGCCAAGGTGCTTTCGCGCGTCCAGCTGCTGCAGCTGGACTCCGTGAACGTCGCCGTGCGCGCGCATTACATGCCTGTGTTCTCGCGCCTGGGCGCCTACGACCAGGCGCTCGTCGACGACGCCGCCTGGGCCGACACCGCGCGCAGACCGCGCATGCTCGTGGAGTCGTGGGCCCACGAGGCGAGCCTGCTGCCCGTCGAAGACTGGCCGCTCCTGCGCTCCGGCGCCAAACGCGACGGCTGGTGGCGCAACTACACCCGCGTCGTCGAAACCGTGCCGGGCCTGATCGACGACGTGCTCGCCATCGTCAAGGAACACGGCCCCATCGGCGCGGGCGCCATCGAGAAGGTGCTCGAAGCGGAGGTCGCCGGGCGGGGGCCCGGTGCGTGGTGGGAACGCTCGGTGGTCAAGAAGGCGTGCGAGTACCTGTTCGGCCTCGGCCGCCTGTCCACGGGCACGCGCCGGTCGTTCGAACGTCTCTACGACCTGACCGAACGGGTGGTGCCGCCGGCGATCCTGTCCCGGCAGATGTCGGCCGAGGAGGGTGCCCGCGGCCTGATCGACCGCTCCGCCCGCGCCTTGGGCGTCGCCACGGAGACCGACCTGCGCGACTACTACCGGCTCGGCCCGGACGTCGCGCGCCAGGCTGTCGCGGAGCTGGTCGAAGCGGGCACCCTGGAACCCGTCCAGGTCCGCGACTGGCGCGGCATCGCCTACCGGCACACGGCCGCCCGCACGCCGCGTGCTGTGACCGGGCGGGCCCTGCTGTGCCCGTTCGACCCGCTCATCTGGGAACGCGCTCGCACTGAGCGGCTCTTCGGCTTCCGCTACCGCATCGAGATCTACGTGCCGGAACCCAAGCGGCTCTACGGCTACTACGTTTTCCCGTTCCTTCTCGACGGTTCCCTGGTCGCTCGCGTGGACCTCAAGTCCGACCGCGCGGCCGGCGTGCTGCGCGTGCAGGGCTCCTTCGCCGAGGAGGGCGCCGACGTGCCGCGGGTCGCCGCCGAGCTGGCGGCCGAGCTGGCGCACATGGCGGAGTGGCTCGGCCTGGCCGGCGTCGCGGTCGGCCCGCGCGGCGACCTGGCGGGGCCGCTGGCGCGCGCGGTGCGCTGA
- a CDS encoding ACT domain-containing protein — protein MKRLAIDVRPGDYSVVRLPADAPVPADLLDPAGPALVSVTRTPEELSVICPTGREPSGGVVEHGWRLMSVRGPLEFTLTGVISALASELAAAGVALFSLSTFDTDHILVRAAELDRAVKAFRDAGHEVGLPA, from the coding sequence ATGAAACGACTCGCGATCGACGTCCGCCCGGGCGACTACTCGGTAGTGCGCCTGCCCGCCGACGCACCGGTGCCCGCAGACCTGCTCGACCCGGCCGGGCCCGCGCTCGTGTCCGTGACCCGCACGCCGGAGGAGCTTTCGGTGATCTGCCCGACGGGCCGCGAGCCCTCGGGCGGCGTCGTCGAGCACGGCTGGCGCCTGATGAGCGTGCGCGGCCCGCTGGAGTTCACGCTCACCGGCGTGATCTCGGCGCTCGCGTCCGAGCTCGCCGCCGCCGGCGTCGCCCTGTTCTCACTGTCCACATTCGACACCGACCACATCCTCGTGCGCGCCGCCGAGCTCGACCGCGCGGTGAAGGCGTTCCGCGACGCAGGCCACGAGGTCGGCCTGCCTGCCTGA
- a CDS encoding GtrA family protein gives MTDVPFADRFAGFCAAVVRVLPFGLSRLVAPSFLGFVIINGFTFGVDLGLLTVFHGSFGWPVWLAISVSYVLAFGLSFVLNRALNFRSHAPVGRQAVLYVVAIGVNYATFLLGVGAGLAALGMEYHLSRLIAGACEGVFMYSVMRWVVFAKREEPAFSA, from the coding sequence GTGACCGACGTGCCCTTCGCCGATCGCTTCGCCGGGTTCTGCGCGGCCGTCGTCCGAGTCCTGCCCTTCGGGCTTTCGCGCCTCGTCGCGCCGAGCTTTCTCGGGTTCGTGATCATCAACGGGTTCACGTTCGGCGTCGACCTCGGGCTGCTGACGGTGTTCCACGGCAGCTTCGGCTGGCCGGTCTGGCTGGCGATCAGCGTGTCCTACGTGCTCGCGTTCGGGCTCAGCTTCGTGCTCAACCGCGCGCTGAACTTCCGCTCGCACGCGCCCGTCGGGCGGCAGGCGGTGCTGTACGTGGTGGCGATCGGGGTGAACTACGCGACGTTCCTGCTGGGCGTGGGCGCCGGGCTGGCCGCGCTGGGCATGGAGTACCACCTGTCGCGGCTGATCGCGGGGGCCTGCGAGGGCGTGTTCATGTACTCGGTGATGCGCTGGGTCGTCTTCGCGAAGCGCGAAGAGCCCGCCTTCAGTGCGTGA
- a CDS encoding GNAT family N-acetyltransferase, with product MSAAEVRPASLSDAAEIARIQRLTWRAAYTDLLGAEAIDALDAADLEGTWAETIEFPGTRVYLAVEGEFTVGYCVAGPAPIDEIATADGTAPPDAATTALIATLVVEPRWGRRGHAGRLLGTATADLRSDGLDRGVTWVAQSDHPTLGFYRRAGWAPDGTVRTLDTGRGMLREVRLTGTLQLELTH from the coding sequence GTGAGTGCCGCCGAAGTCCGTCCCGCGAGCCTGTCCGATGCCGCGGAGATCGCCCGCATCCAGCGTCTCACCTGGCGGGCGGCCTACACCGACCTGCTGGGCGCCGAGGCCATCGACGCGCTCGACGCCGCCGACCTCGAAGGCACGTGGGCCGAGACCATCGAGTTCCCCGGCACGCGGGTGTACCTCGCGGTGGAAGGCGAGTTCACCGTCGGCTACTGCGTGGCCGGCCCCGCGCCCATCGACGAGATCGCCACCGCCGACGGCACCGCCCCGCCCGACGCCGCCACCACCGCGCTGATCGCGACGCTCGTCGTCGAGCCGCGCTGGGGCCGGCGCGGGCACGCCGGCCGTCTGCTCGGCACGGCCACCGCCGACCTGCGGTCAGACGGGCTCGACCGCGGCGTCACGTGGGTCGCGCAGTCGGACCACCCGACGCTCGGCTTCTACCGCCGCGCGGGCTGGGCGCCCGACGGGACCGTCCGCACGCTCGACACCGGCCGCGGCATGCTGCGCGAAGTGCGCCTCACCGGCACGTTGCAGCTGGAGCTCACGCACTGA
- a CDS encoding tetratricopeptide repeat protein → MRARNVALLLTAALVVYLVLLADRAVELFATGSPAGIALGVGVFVLPVLGVWIVVATWRSGLQIQRLSRRLDAEGALPDVSDLPRRPSGRVDRTAADAWFDARREEVQANSEDWRAWYRLAYAYDIAGDRRRARATMRKAVELEAADR, encoded by the coding sequence GTGAGGGCCCGCAACGTCGCGCTGCTGCTGACCGCGGCGCTGGTCGTCTACCTGGTCCTGCTGGCCGACCGGGCGGTGGAGCTGTTCGCCACCGGTTCGCCCGCGGGCATCGCGCTCGGTGTCGGCGTGTTCGTGCTGCCGGTGCTGGGTGTGTGGATCGTCGTGGCCACCTGGCGTTCCGGCCTGCAGATCCAGCGCCTCTCGCGCCGCCTCGACGCCGAGGGTGCGCTGCCCGATGTGTCCGACCTCCCGCGCCGCCCGTCGGGCCGCGTCGACCGCACCGCCGCCGACGCCTGGTTCGACGCCCGCCGTGAGGAAGTCCAGGCCAACTCCGAGGACTGGCGCGCGTGGTACCGCCTCGCGTACGCCTACGACATCGCGGGTGACCGCCGCCGCGCCAGGGCGACGATGCGCAAGGCCGTGGAACTGGAAGCCGCGGACCGCTGA
- the thyX gene encoding FAD-dependent thymidylate synthase: protein MVETVSPRVQLVAKTEFFPPEDVPWTTDADGGQALAEFAGRACYQSWKKPNPKTATNAGYLDHIIEVGHLSVLEHGSVSFYITGLSRSLTHELIRHRHFSYSQLSQRYVPERDAAFVEPDVIANDPELHEKFLKAAQASADAYTELLAGLEEKFADAPSATLRRKQARQAARSVLPNATETRIVVTGNYRAWRHFVAMRATEHADVEIRALAIECLRELQKAAGNVFADFTISTLPDGTEVASSPKVLEG, encoded by the coding sequence GTGGTCGAGACCGTGTCGCCCAGAGTGCAACTGGTCGCGAAAACGGAGTTCTTCCCACCGGAGGACGTGCCGTGGACGACGGACGCCGACGGGGGGCAGGCCCTGGCCGAGTTCGCCGGGCGCGCCTGTTACCAGTCGTGGAAGAAGCCGAACCCGAAGACGGCCACCAACGCCGGCTACCTCGACCACATCATCGAGGTCGGCCACCTTTCCGTGCTGGAGCACGGTTCCGTGAGCTTCTACATCACCGGCCTCTCGCGCTCGCTCACCCACGAGCTGATCCGCCACCGCCACTTCTCCTACTCGCAGCTCTCGCAGCGCTACGTCCCCGAGCGCGACGCGGCCTTCGTCGAGCCCGATGTGATCGCGAACGACCCCGAGCTGCACGAGAAGTTCCTCAAGGCCGCGCAGGCCAGTGCCGACGCCTACACCGAGCTGCTCGCCGGGCTCGAGGAGAAGTTCGCCGACGCGCCGAGCGCCACACTGCGCCGCAAGCAGGCCCGCCAGGCCGCTCGTTCCGTGCTCCCGAACGCCACTGAGACGCGCATCGTCGTCACCGGCAATTACCGCGCCTGGCGCCACTTCGTCGCCATGCGGGCCACCGAGCACGCCGACGTCGAGATCCGCGCGCTGGCCATCGAGTGCCTGCGGGAGCTGCAGAAGGCGGCGGGCAACGTGTTCGCCGACTTCACCATCTCCACCCTGCCCGACGGCACCGAGGTCGCCTCGAGCCCGAAGGTGCTCGAAGGCTGA
- a CDS encoding toxin-antitoxin system HicB family antitoxin, with translation MDLTPYIANLREDLANTASAGDEQTRRTAALLSSALEPSARLTLMNALADLAAEVTAALPGQVVDVRLDGRDVRVVVTGAPESGEPARADQPRTPTPPLDGGDISRITLRLVEQIKSQAEQAAAAQGVSLNTFVAQAVQGALGQAQHHQQRHHTGGRSETKLHGWVQS, from the coding sequence ATGGACCTGACGCCGTATATCGCGAACCTTCGCGAAGACCTCGCGAACACGGCCTCCGCCGGGGACGAGCAGACCCGGCGCACGGCCGCTCTCCTGTCGTCCGCACTCGAACCCTCGGCCCGGCTGACGTTGATGAACGCGCTGGCCGACCTCGCCGCCGAGGTGACCGCCGCCCTGCCGGGCCAGGTCGTGGACGTCCGGCTCGACGGCCGCGACGTGCGCGTCGTCGTGACCGGCGCGCCCGAATCCGGCGAGCCGGCGCGGGCGGACCAGCCGCGCACGCCTACCCCGCCCCTCGACGGCGGGGACATCTCGCGCATCACGCTGCGGCTCGTGGAGCAGATCAAGAGCCAGGCCGAGCAGGCGGCGGCCGCGCAGGGGGTCTCGCTCAACACGTTCGTCGCCCAGGCCGTGCAGGGCGCACTCGGCCAGGCGCAGCACCACCAGCAGCGGCACCACACGGGCGGCCGCTCGGAAACCAAGCTGCACGGCTGGGTTCAGAGCTAG
- a CDS encoding polyribonucleotide nucleotidyltransferase codes for MTDSTGVTVHETEAVIDNGRFGTRTVRFETGRLAKQAAGSVVAYLDEETMLLSATTASKHPKEHFDFFPLTVDVEERMYAVGRIPGAFFRREGRPSTDAILTARLIDRPLRPSFTSGLRNEIQVVITVQSLNPDDPYDVLAINAASASTQIAGLPFSGPVGGVRVALIEDQWVAFPTWSQLEKATFNMVVAGRIVGDDVAIMMVEAEGTEHTLDLIAAGGKAPDEAAVAAGLEAAKPFIKVLCEAQQRLAADAAKPTGEFPLFPAYQPDLYEAVAAIATDDLAKALTIAGKQDRDGATDEVKATVLAKLGLGEGEAFEGRDGEVGGAFKALTKKIMRQRVLTEKIRMDGRGLTDIRSLSAEVAVIPRAHGSALFERGETQILGVTTLNMLRMEQQIDSLSPETTKRYLHHYNFPPFSTGETGRVGSPKRREIGHGMLAERALVPVLPKRDEFPYAIRQVSEALGSNGSTSMGSVCASTMGLYNAGVPLKAPVAGIAMGLVSDEVDGETRYVALTDILGAEDALGDMDFKVAGTKDIITALQLDTKLDGIPSEVLAAALKQAKDARLTILEVIAEAIDGPDEMSPYAPRVTSVKIPVDKIGEVIGPKGKMINSITEQTGADISIEDDGTIYVGAADGPSAESAIDLINAIANPQLPKVGERFLGTVVKTAAFGAFVSLLPGKDGLVHISKLGNGKRIAKVEDVVNVGDKLRVEIADIDNRGKISLIVVKEDDAAEAKPAEGAEGADAEKADAQ; via the coding sequence ATGACCGACTCCACCGGAGTCACCGTGCACGAGACCGAAGCCGTGATCGACAACGGCCGGTTCGGCACCCGCACCGTGCGTTTCGAGACGGGCCGCCTGGCCAAGCAGGCCGCCGGCTCCGTCGTCGCGTACCTCGACGAAGAGACCATGCTGCTCTCGGCCACCACGGCGTCGAAGCACCCGAAGGAGCACTTCGACTTCTTCCCGCTGACCGTGGACGTCGAAGAGCGTATGTACGCCGTGGGCCGCATCCCCGGCGCGTTCTTCCGCCGTGAGGGCCGCCCGTCGACCGACGCGATCCTCACCGCCCGCCTGATCGACCGCCCGCTGCGCCCGTCGTTCACCAGCGGTCTGCGCAACGAGATCCAGGTCGTCATCACCGTCCAGAGCCTCAACCCGGACGACCCGTACGACGTGCTGGCGATCAACGCCGCGTCGGCCTCCACCCAGATCGCGGGCCTGCCGTTCTCCGGCCCGGTCGGCGGCGTGCGCGTCGCCCTGATCGAGGACCAGTGGGTCGCGTTCCCGACCTGGTCGCAGCTGGAGAAGGCCACCTTCAACATGGTGGTCGCGGGCCGCATCGTCGGTGACGACGTCGCGATCATGATGGTCGAGGCCGAGGGCACCGAGCACACGCTCGACCTGATCGCCGCCGGCGGCAAGGCGCCCGACGAGGCCGCGGTCGCCGCGGGCCTCGAGGCCGCGAAGCCGTTCATCAAGGTGCTGTGCGAGGCGCAGCAGCGCCTGGCCGCCGACGCCGCGAAGCCGACCGGCGAGTTCCCGCTGTTCCCGGCCTACCAGCCGGACCTGTACGAGGCCGTCGCCGCGATCGCGACCGACGACCTGGCGAAGGCGCTGACCATCGCCGGCAAGCAGGACCGCGACGGCGCGACCGACGAGGTCAAGGCCACCGTGCTGGCGAAGCTCGGCCTGGGCGAGGGCGAGGCCTTCGAGGGTCGCGACGGCGAGGTCGGCGGCGCGTTCAAGGCGCTGACCAAGAAGATCATGCGTCAGCGCGTGCTCACCGAGAAGATCCGCATGGACGGCCGCGGCCTGACCGACATCCGGTCGCTCTCGGCCGAGGTCGCCGTGATCCCGCGGGCGCACGGTTCGGCGCTGTTCGAGCGCGGCGAAACCCAGATCCTGGGCGTCACCACGCTGAACATGCTCCGCATGGAGCAGCAGATCGACTCGCTCTCCCCGGAGACGACGAAGCGCTACCTGCACCACTACAACTTCCCGCCGTTCTCCACCGGTGAGACCGGCCGCGTCGGCTCGCCGAAGCGGCGCGAGATCGGCCACGGCATGCTCGCCGAGCGCGCCCTGGTTCCGGTGCTGCCGAAGCGCGACGAGTTCCCGTACGCGATCCGCCAGGTCTCCGAGGCGCTGGGCTCCAACGGCTCGACGTCGATGGGCTCGGTCTGCGCGTCCACCATGGGCTTGTACAACGCCGGTGTGCCGCTGAAGGCGCCGGTCGCGGGCATCGCGATGGGCCTGGTGTCCGACGAGGTCGACGGCGAGACGCGCTACGTCGCGCTGACCGACATCCTCGGCGCCGAGGACGCACTGGGCGACATGGACTTCAAGGTCGCCGGCACCAAGGACATCATCACCGCGCTGCAGCTCGACACGAAGCTCGACGGCATCCCGTCGGAGGTCCTCGCGGCCGCGCTGAAGCAGGCGAAGGACGCTCGCCTCACCATCCTGGAGGTCATCGCCGAGGCGATCGACGGCCCGGACGAGATGAGCCCGTACGCCCCGCGCGTCACGTCGGTGAAGATCCCGGTCGACAAGATCGGCGAGGTGATCGGCCCGAAGGGCAAGATGATCAACTCGATCACCGAGCAGACCGGTGCCGACATCTCCATCGAGGACGACGGCACGATCTACGTGGGCGCGGCCGACGGCCCGTCGGCGGAGTCGGCGATCGACCTGATCAACGCGATCGCCAACCCGCAGCTGCCGAAGGTCGGCGAGCGCTTCCTGGGCACCGTGGTGAAGACGGCCGCGTTCGGCGCGTTCGTCTCGCTGCTGCCGGGCAAGGACGGCCTTGTCCACATCTCGAAGCTGGGCAACGGCAAACGGATCGCCAAGGTCGAGGACGTGGTCAACGTGGGCGACAAGCTCCGCGTCGAGATCGCCGACATCGACAACCGCGGCAAGATCAGCCTGATCGTGGTCAAGGAGGACGACGCCGCCGAGGCCAAGCCGGCCGAGGGCGCCGAAGGTGCCGACGCCGAGAAGGCCGACGCCCAGTAA